From Xyrauchen texanus isolate HMW12.3.18 chromosome 9, RBS_HiC_50CHRs, whole genome shotgun sequence, the proteins below share one genomic window:
- the LOC127648967 gene encoding translocation protein SEC62-like, whose protein sequence is MAERRRHKKRIQEVSEPTKDDKAVAKYLRFNCPNKSTNMMGHRVDYFIASKAVDCLLDSKWAKAKKGEDALFTTRESVVDYCNRLLKKQFFHRALKVMKKQPEKDVKKEKEKEKEKAKSDSGKEEEKKGKKEKDKKKEPEADTKKDKNDDSPGSPKKKKDVKKKFKLKPHEDQLFLDGNEVYFWVYDPVHFKTFAMGLILVIAVIAATLFPLWPAEMRVGVYYLSVAAGCFVASILLLAVARCILFLIIWLVTGGRHHFWFLPNLTADVGFIDSFRPLYTHEYKGPRSGLKKSGSEKSVNKGADSTKAQKSDSEDKSDSEKKDCEEEEDEEDNKEAVDGAERQSDSDSDRREDEGSQHSNGNDFEMITREELEQHTEEEEEEQEEEEQSDTKPLTVKT, encoded by the exons ATGGCGGAGCGCAGGAGACACAAGAAGCGAATTCAG GAGGTCAGTGAACCCACCAAGGATGATAAGGCGGTGGCCAAGTACCTGCGCTTTAACTGCCCAAACAAATCCACCAACATGATGGGACATCGAGTGGATTACTTTATTG CTTCCAAAGCAGTGGACTGTCTGCTCGATTCAAAATGGGCCAAAGCTAAGAAGGGCGAGGATGCTTTGTTTACAACCAGAGAGTCAGTGGTGGACTACTGCAACAG GCTTCTAAAGAAGCAGTTTTTCCACCGAGCTCTGAAAGTGATGAAGAAGCAGCCAGAGAAAGATGTcaagaaagaaaaggagaaagaaaaagagaaggcTAAAAGTGACAGTGGCAAGGAAGAGGAGAAAAAGGGCAAAaaggaaaaagacaaaaagaaggAACCTGAAGCAGACACAAAGAAGGACAAAAAT GATGACAGTCCAGGATCTCCAAAGAAGAAGAAGGATGTGAAAAAGAAGTTCAAGCTAAAACCTCATGAGGACCAACTGTTCTTGGATGGAAATGAG GTGTATTTTTGGGTTTACGATCCAGTCCATTTTAAAACCTTTGCCATGGGATTGATACTAG TCATTGCCGTTATTGCAGCCACTCTTTTCCCACTGTGGCCCGCTGAGATGAGAGTTGGTGTGTACTACCTGAGTGTGGCAGCAGGATGCTTTGTCGCCAGTATACTTCTACTGGCTGTTG CTCGCTGCATCCTGTTTCTGATCATCTGGTTGGTGACCGGTGGGCGTCACCACTTCTGGTTCCTACCGAACTTGACTGCAGACGTAGGCTTTATCGACTCATTCCGGCCTCTATACACGCACGAGTACAAGGGTCCACGCTCCGGTTTAAAGAAATCAGGAAGCGAGAAATCAGTAAACAAGGGTGCAGATTCCACCAAAGCGCAGAAATCAGACAGCGAGGATAAATCAGACAGCGAGAAGAAAGACTGcgaggaggaagaggatgaggaagACAATAAGGAAGCGGTTGACGGCGCAGAACGTCAATCAGACTCAGACAGTGACAGACGAGAGGATGAAGGATCGCAGCACAGCAACGGCAACGATTTTGAAATGATTACCAGAGAAGAGCTGGAACAGCACacagaggaggaagaagaagagcaGGAGGAGGAAGAGCAAAGTGACACAAAGCCCTTGACTGTTAAGACATAA
- the LOC127648965 gene encoding sterile alpha motif domain-containing protein 7-like has translation MTPREQLRKITALGEQGVLDEKHWYRLVNGMSAGAELRQRHELMMRNQMAMAPQILTQGQQRLQGVPAQFDPRFMERELVQPNEMVSADARQIHMGTHLGSHPQNSNVIPGRAYPGTGYAFLPTETMETVARRQEFIHKQNMARMEMNAILHQKELENAHQKGLIGMENPMMYQGIQPSPIGFRGRQRLPDGHDVFVHRTALEDMHANSLLVSSPYPPISTMQRERGRRTGRRATNHKSSDSHLSLHKGQSEEKNIEQSPGGASGEEKEAEGKGDLSNEATISQPLQTKMETELSSGSSRKSFKEGEPGIRKACINGQEGCSEVTNCNASTRDKDIPNPCSAFQEKFLYPSATGTFTGMPYMLPVPGNGLLPLGPPNMFLNGEEMSSQEDVRKWTVDDVYNFISEIPSCSEYAQTFKDHMIDGETLPLLTEDHLLDTLGLKLGPALKIRSQLSRRLGNMFYNMMNLPLPVSGLQPAPEKGGDRSSDISSPLNCNSMEMLGSPRDTEARKSAEPVTEADNPSPTQMSEIA, from the exons ATGACCCCACGAGAACAGCTAAGGAAGATAACGGCACTGGGAGAGCAAGGTGTTCTAGATGAGAAACACTGGTATCGACTGGTCAATGGAATGTCTGCTGGAG CAGAGTTGCGGCAGAGGCATGAGCTCATGATGAGGAACCAGATGGCCATGGCTCCACAGATCCTGACTCAGGGGCAGCAGAGATTGCAGGGTGTGCCTGCACAGTTTGATCCCCGCTTCATGGAGAG GGAACTGGTGCAGCCCAATGAAATGGTATCAGCTGATGCTAGACAAATCCACATGGGTACCCATCTTGGCTCACATCCCCAAAATTCCAATGTCATTCCAGGAAGAGCATATCCTGGAACAG GTTACGCCTTCCTCCCTACTGAAACCATGGAGACAGTTGCAAGACGACAAGAGTTTATTCACAAACAGAATATGGCCAG GATGGAGATGAATGCTATCCTGCACCAAAAAGAGCTGGAGAATGCCCACCAAAAGGGTCTGATTGGCATGGAGAATCCTATGATGTACCAGGGCATCCAACCCAGTCCCATTGGCTTCAGGGGTCGTCAGCGACTTCCTGATGGACATGATGTGTTTGTCCATCGCACCGCCCTTGAAGACATGCATGCTAACAGTCTCCTCGTGTCAAGCCCCTACCCACCAATCAGCACAATGCAAAGGGAGCGAGGGCGCAGAACAGGCAGAAGAGCCACCAATCATAAAAGCTCAGACAGCCACCTCTCACTCCACAAAGGCCAATCAGAAGAGAAGAATATAGAGCAAAGTCCAGGAGGTGCTTCTGGGGAGGAGAAGGAGGCAGAAGGGAAAGGTGACCTGAGCAACGAGGCCACAATCAGCCAACCACTCCAAACCAAAATGGAAACTGAGCTGTCTTCAGGCAGCAGCAGAAAAAGTTTTAAGGAAGGAGAGCCCGGGATTCGCAAGGCCTGTATTAATGGACAGGAGGGCTGTTCAGAAGTCACCAACTGCAATGCCAGCACCAGGGACAAAGATATACCCAACCCTTGCTCAGCTTTCCAAGAGAAGTTTCTGTACCCTTCTGCCACTGGCACATTTACAGGCATGCCCTACATGCTCCCGGTGCCAGGAAATGGACTTCTACCACTTG GGCCTCCTAATATGTTTCTCAATGGAGAAGAGATGTCTTCACAGGAAGATGTTCGCAAGTGGACAGTTGACGACGTCTACAACTTTATCAGTGAAATACCAAGCTGCTCTGAATATGCACAG ACATTCAAAGACCACATGATTGATGGAGAGACATTGCCTCTTCTGACAGAGGACCACCTCCTGGACACACTTGGGTTAAAGCTAGGCCCTGCACTCAAGATACGATCACAG TTGTCCCGACGGTTGGGTAACATGTTCTACAACATGATGAACTTGCCGCTGCCTGTATCTGGCCTGCAACCTGCACCCGAGAAAGGTGGGGACAGATCATCAGACATCAGCTCCCCCCTCAACTGCAACAGCATGGAGATGCTCGGCAGTCCCAGGGACACAGAGGCTCGTAAATCTGCAGAGCCTGTAACTGAAGCTGACAATCCTTCTCCGACCCAAATGAGCGAGATTGCCTAA